From the genome of Phalacrocorax carbo chromosome 5, bPhaCar2.1, whole genome shotgun sequence:
TAATAGCCCAGCCATGAAGTACAGAAACCACCCAGCCTGCAAGCTGCAGAACCAGCTACATATCTGCTGCAGTGCTTACATTCCAGACAGCTCAGGATGCAACCATGGATCCAGACCACAGTGGAGTCAGAAGACTGgacaactgaaataaaagcagcttaTCCTTGCATCCAAACTAAGGAACTTAAACCGGGCACCAGTTAACAGTGATGTCTCCAATATACAGCATCAGCAATCCAGTCAGATCCCTCCACATTCATAATTAAAAACCACAGCTGTTCATAAAGGGGACGGGGAAGAATCAAGTTAATCATAAGCTCTATAAAAGTTGGCAACCGAAGAATGCAACCAGCAGAGCCAGCCTGGGGCTGAGTCCATACTATGAAGCAGTCTCTGAAGTACCTCCAAGCTGACAGGAGCCAGAAAAGCTGGTTCTAGAAGAGGACAAGGTGAAGAGGCAAGTGGGAGAAACACATAAGTGTCAAGTCCAGAACCCAAGAGACCCATTCCAGAAGCAGCTGAGcaccaccaccacagtctgccAGGCCACACTAGGAATAGGTAGGCTTGGATCCCTCCCCGTGGCTTCTCATCATGCTCAAAGGGAAGAGCTTCACCGAAGGCAAGGCAAAGCTGACTCCAGAAGCAGGAGAAGCTAGTATGAGGGTAGTGCTTGATATTTCAGATGAGAGCCTAGGCTGGAAGATGCATAGTAGGAGCCAGATCACGTTAACTGCAACGGAGGAGAAGGCCTGTAAAGCACAACTAGTTACCACCACAAGTCAGTAAAGTAGGTGAAGCTACCAAAGCACTAAAATCTCAACAGCAATCCTGACTCACAAGACAGAGATGGGACttctgggaggggtggggagaaagaTACGTGGAAGGAGAACGAGGGGCAAGAGGGGTTATTGTATATTAGGCCCAGTGGGTTGCAAAATGGAGATGAATAGTATTGTTTAACATGGAGCAGGCAGCAAAAGCATTGTCCCCTCAGGTTAGTCGGTGTCTCATGCGATACAAGACAGTTAAGTTCTGCTTCTTGAAGTAGAAGTAATCCAGAGGCAGGATGTAGGTGGCCCAAGGACCCTATTGCCAGAAGATCAGGCTGTATTGCAGCTCTAACAGTTCTTAGCAGAGTGGTATCAGAAATGGGATGTCACAGGAATAATGGTCAACGGTTGGACAGTCTGGGTGTGAGGCAGGAATGTtctgtttgctcttttttctgtGGTGCCGTAGCTCCGGACTCAGCCAACTCAAGACTTGGGCACTTTGGTGTAGTCTTCGCTGTGTATGTTCTTGCAGAGTGAAATGGACAGTATCATTCCCAGCAGCTGGAATAAGTAATGAAGAATGGGAACACAATCAGAAACCAGACAGATAAGGTGGGAAGAAAGGGTGGTACAGGGGAGAATACAGTGGTCTCCTTTTAATGCCACCACACAGGTGAACAAAGCTGGTCCCCAATGCAAGGAAAATGCACTAATtaggatgaaaaaaatatcttcctgcAAAAAGATGTGCCTTCATCTGGCATCTACATTACaggctttttaaagcaaaaagtgGGATCTCACTAGTGGGATGTTGCTTGTCTCATTCCTCTTGGTTATGCGCATACAGTGAATTGCCAAGTGTCAGACACAGCAGCAGGAACCACAAGTAGATAAGGCtttattcaatttttaattCAGCCAATGAAAGCAGCAGTTCAAAGCTCCAGGTAGACACAACCAAGAGCTACAACTGAACTCTGCCATTAAACCAGGTGTCtattacttgaaaaaaatagaattacCTTTAAAAGAGTCTGCACGGTAAGACAGTATAGGTTCATATCACTTACCTCTATAACAGCCACACCGGTGCAGACCCCAAGAATGACACCGAGGTTGTCCTTCAACCACTTCTCTACTCCATCCATGCATCCCTATGGAGAAAACATTGTCACAATGGAAAGAAGCATGAATCTAAGTATCTCAGGACTGAAAATCCATAACACATCTCCTTGTGCATGCAGAGATTATCCCAGTTACATGCTATACCAAGTTTCACAGTAGCTGCATAGTAGGTAGGATCCCTGTCCTACCTTGCCCACGTTTCCACAGATACTTCAAGCAATACTGACATGAAAAAAGTGCTCAGAATAATTCCTAGAGGAACAAAGACAATGCAACTTCAGTGGAAGCTTCACAGGGTACAGACATACCCACTCACCTGCTTATGAACAGGCCAGTCAGCATCTGTTGCAGTGCTGTTGATAGGGACATCCAGATTACAGAAACGGCTATCTGCCTGAAAGCCCTTGGAGCTATtgaagcaggagcagggatATACAGTCACACTTTCGTTGataataatcttatttttttcccagtccttTGCTCCAGTCCAGCCACAGCAGGCAATCTAATAAGCAGAGAGACATCATCATGGTCTTACACTTTGCATTGCTAACATACTGCATGTTAAAACAAACAGGCAGTGGAAGTAGAACTACACAGGAGGTCTCCACGTAACAACAGCCAGGCCATACAGTTTGCATGAATTAATTACATTAGAACATCACCCTAGTTACCAGAAGATAACTTATCCATAAGGCCATGCAGAAGACAGAGGCGTTATTTCCTACCAAATAATCACTCTACAAACAAAGGGCCACTTCTAGCAGACTTTGAGCATAGTAGGCTGGATTATGCACAGGCCATCCATAAAGTTCTAGCACACCAGTCATGCTAGACTATGAATCCTTCACAAGCCTTACTGCATGAAGCCTAGATACTCAAATTTCAGCAGGCCATGCAGCTTTACATCAATTTTACAGAGCATAATTTTGATTAGTTTTTGCAGACTAAATACTAGCAAACCTCATCTTATCTCCAGGTGACGATGCTAAACAGAAGTGAAAGTGCAAAACAGATGTTGCTGGTGGGTCAGCTGGAAGAGGACAGTTGTCCAGTGTGACACATTTGCGAGACACTTTCAGTCCGTCCAATTCATCATCATATGATGATGGTGAAGGAGATGCAAGGGATGCAAGATATTAATGCATTGACAAGACATCCTGTGTATTTAAAGATATACTATGTAGAATGACTATATGGTCTTCCACTGGTGATGCCATTTCCTTAGGTTTAAATGCtaagactttatttttctttgagaagcacactttttttttaattggcacGAAGCAGggacttttcattttctgattccCAACTGCAAGGTACCACTGATCTTAGCTGTGGCCCCGGGGGACACCAGCAGCCACCGCATGATGGCGTCAACATGCTGCTGAGCCCCAGTGATTCACCACGAGTTTgcacctgcctggctgcagtTGGGACTGGCTGGAAGATGGGATGAGAAAAGTTTTCCATTCGAAGAAACATTTACATTCCTATACAGCCACGTGATACAACTGCAGTTGCTGGAGGGGAAACCACATCAGAAAGTCCAGCAAAGACTAAGATCTTATCGTAAGCCTGAATCCCAGTGCTTGCATGGTGGTATAGAGCAGAAGGGCTCTCAAACTGAGGTGGAACTTTAGGGAAAATCCCCCCTGCtcagaaaggaaatgtaatGTTTCAGTCTGACATAACATATGTGAGAGCAGGGGTTAACAGTTGAACACCCACACCACGATGAGCATTTGGTTTCTAAACAAGTGTTGAAGATCCAGCCTCTAGAACTACCTCTGCCTCACAGAAGTTTGGACTTCAACTTCAAGACTGGTCTATAGAACACCCACCCCCTTTCAAATATTCTAGTGTATGAGAGGAATTAGACTCCTAGCACTTGACTTCACCTCTACAAAACCTTCTTATTCTGTTCTTACATAAAAGAAAGGCTCAGGCAGGATCCTCTCTCCACAGTAGACTCAGCCTTCTTGAGTCCACTAGCAAGGAGATGCAACTACAGTGATAAAACCTAAATAAATCATTCTCCCTCCAAGGAGGGGAAATACTGCTGGTCACTGTTTTGCAGACCTAagaacagacagaagaaaaatgctattACTTGTATTTACTACACACCAGTCCCATGCCGGGCATGTATTTAAccacagcagccagcccacCCTCAAGCTTATGGTTTGGTAGTAAACAGCTATCATGACTCCAGGGTGCCTGAACACTGACCTAGTTGCTCAAGTACTGACCCTGATGTTAAACAGAAACCATATGCAGTTGGATGGCTCCCAAGAACGTTGACACTTGTAGAAGAGCCATCACAATAAGCAACATGCCCCAAGTAGTAAGGTGGAGCGTGCTGCTGACTTGCCGGGCAACAAGCTAGAGACTTTACCTGCTAAAATACTATGCACTGTGGCTTTCACACATGCTAGTATTCTGGAGGCCCTGTAGACAAAGGGAAGTGTTGGGGTGCCATTTGATAGGCCAAATACATTAGGCTATGCAGCCAATACTAGCTAGTCTTAACAGCCAGCATGCAGGAATGGTTCAGGGTCTCACCTAGTAACAGCAAGCAAGACAGTTTTCTAGTATGCAGGCACCAAACCTCACAGGCAACTTTGCAGATCAGCCAGATCAATGTGCTACAGTATTGCCTCTTACAATCCCCATTTCCCTGTCCTCAGCCTAGTTTTATAGGCCATTTACTGCAGTGACAAATAGCACCATCTGCCTCTTGCTGCCATCCATGACTCACCTGTGTTTGCACATAGTCCCATGCATCTTCTAAGTTCCTCCCATCATCATCCAAGGTGCCGTAATTTTCAATCACACTTCCAACTATGTGGGACAACTCTCCTCTCAGCTGccaaggaaaaaaggcaggaaagttAGATTAGTTAATTCCTTGCAGGCTCTTCTTTGGGGCTTAGGGTACATAAACCCCCTCCCTATCAACTGTGTTAGTCCTGCTGTGGGTCCACTTTCCCCACAGCGGAGAAAAAACAGGGACTTGGTGTCATGAgtgtgaaaacattttgctttgctctaGCCcctgtgaatgaaaaaaaagtgaaatgtgCAGTAGCTTCTGCTTAGACCTTCTCTAAAGGATCTAAAGGAAACAGTAATAGGTGCTTGGGCTACCACACTCCCACAATACAGCTATTTTTAAGTTACAGCAAAAAGACAGATAGAACCATGACTAAAATAATTGGAAAATGAGCATTTAATTAGCATACAAAGCAatgcttaaaggaaaaaagcaaccaGACAGTGACAAATCCCCCAGACTGAACTTCAAATACCTTACTCTACAGTCTTGTCTATGCTTTTGAGAAGAGGCAATAAATATGACTAACAGGATGAAACACAGAATAGGTTTACCAAGATGAAGTCCCACTATGATGATCAGGTGGCATTTCTCCACCCTAGTTTTCAGTCTTGCATAGCCTGTTCCTGCATTAGAGGAAAGTTGTCCTAGAGAAAATGAGTTCATTCTAGGTCCCCGTTTCCTCATTCAATTTCTTAAGCTTATTTAGGAGATGGGAGACTGCTACTCGGGTTCCTCAGAAGGTGAGGCTTGGAATAAATTCCTTTGCCTATTGAGTACAGCATTATACTTGTTACAGTGTTGATGGGAAGCACATTTAATACCCAGGGAAGTTCAGACATCAGATCAAGCAGATCTGATCAGAACAGAAAGGGAGATAAATTTAACTCACAAGAAACCAAAGTTGTGGAGTCCTGGGCAAATAAGTGTTATAATGTATGGAGGGCAGCTGGAGATCTACCACAGAAAAACTTGGGATGCTCGGTGGCCatgaaacacaaacaaaaacccctatAGGCTCCAGTGGTCCAGAGTCAGAGAACAGAAGCAATCTTAGAAAAGATGGTTAGAAAATCTTAGAAAAATCCCAACAAGAGAGACAGGAAGATAGTAAAACAATTGTACAACGCACAAACTATATCTCTTCAGAAGTGTTATATGCAGCTTCAGtcactccaaaaaaaaaaaaagctaagtgCAAGAAGTAACAGGTACAGATGAGGAGTTATATATAGCCTCAGTCTTGAGGGGAAGACAAGACAGCAGCTTTGCTCTGCAATGTAACAGCTGAAGCACCAGTACTTCCCAGCAAGTCCTTGCCCAGGCACATAGAAGGGCTATAAACCTGATGAGCAATGGAAACAGAACTGGGTATGGTAAGACACAGGCTGAACAACTGCTGCCTGCTCCTAACGAGATAGAGGTGAAAGGTATGTGCAAGCTAAAGGACAACACTGCCTGAAGTACTCAAAGGTAACATATTCCTAACCTTGCACTGCAAGCAAGACTGTGGTCCAGAATCTCAGTCACTGCAGTTCATCTCCACCACTCAGGGAAGGTATGAGTCACTCTGCTCCTGTATGCAGCTGGGTTTTCCGACATACAGCTAG
Proteins encoded in this window:
- the CD82 gene encoding CD82 antigen isoform X2; translated protein: MSSPSLKTGAYILISVGALTILMGFLGCLGVVNEIRCLLGLYFTCLMVILITQVAAGLVIYFQKETLRGELSHIVGSVIENYGTLDDDGRNLEDAWDYVQTQIACCGWTGAKDWEKNKIIINESVTVYPCSCFNSSKGFQADSRFCNLDVPINSTATDADWPVHKQGCMDGVEKWLKDNLGVILGVCTGVAVIELLGMILSISLCKNIHSEDYTKVPKS
- the CD82 gene encoding CD82 antigen isoform X1, with protein sequence MGSGCLKVTKYFLFLFNLLFFILGAVILGCGIWILADKTSFIAVLQMSSPSLKTGAYILISVGALTILMGFLGCLGVVNEIRCLLGLYFTCLMVILITQVAAGLVIYFQKETLRGELSHIVGSVIENYGTLDDDGRNLEDAWDYVQTQIACCGWTGAKDWEKNKIIINESVTVYPCSCFNSSKGFQADSRFCNLDVPINSTATDADWPVHKQGCMDGVEKWLKDNLGVILGVCTGVAVIELLGMILSISLCKNIHSEDYTKVPKS